The DNA window CTGCGGCGGAGATGATGTCCTCGGCATCCACCCCGCTCTTGATGGCCGCGTCCCACTTCCGCCGTGCGGCGATCTTCGAGACCTTGCGTGGGTAGTGCTGCCAGAAGCGGTCGAACGGGTCCTCGACCGGAACGGTTGAGGGAAAGATCTGGTTCTCGTTCAACTGGTTCTCGTTCAAGGATGGTTCTCCTTCCTTGTCGCCGCAGATTTGCGGCACCTGTCGCCGCACGGTTGCGGCAGCAGTCGCCGCAGAATTGCGGCACCCCCCCGCTGCCGCAGATTTGCGGCCGTTGGCCTCGGCGTCGGCCTTCTGCTTGGCCCGCTCGGGGGTAATCTTGTTGGTGAGGGGGGTGTCCCCAGCGATCAGAAAGTCGTTGGATCGGTACCCGCCCGCACCCATCTTCGGCTCCACCCTGAGCGCCCCAGCGGCCTCCAGGCGGGCGATGGATCGACGCACCGTGTC is part of the Microthrixaceae bacterium genome and encodes:
- a CDS encoding helix-turn-helix domain-containing protein, producing the protein MTEQSTYNRPSRYAMIPEWVIYHPDLTGSDVRVYAVMARMADAEGRCYPKADTVASRLNVSDDTVRRSIARLEAAGALRVEPKMGAGGYRSNDFLIAGDTPLTNKITPERAKQKADAEANGRKSAAAGGCRNSAATAAATVRRQVPQICGDKEGEPSLNENQLNENQIFPSTVPVEDPFDRFWQHYPRKVSKIAARRKWDAAIKSGVDAEDIISAAEAFAAFVKADQTEPRFIKHPDVWLNKGCWEDELEPASERTARRSRTLADKSAQYERVLNRLGAAS